The window GGGCGGACCGCCGGCGAACGGACCCGGTCCCGGGACTCGTCCGAATCGAGACGGAGCGGCCGTCGGTCCTCCGAGAGCGCCCGCTCCAGTGCGTCCGGGGGCAGTCGCGGAAGACACGCGTCGGCCGGATCCGGCGGGCGGGGAACGGCCCGGGACGCCACGACGGGCGGGTCGAACGCCGGAGGCTCGGAGTCGGAGGCCCGAGGTCCAGGGTCGACGTCGTCGAGGGCGACGCGCTCGGCGAGCCGACTCACGCCGCTCTCGTACGGGTGGACTGCCGTGTTGCTCGCGGGCATCCTGTACGTCGCCGGTCTCTGGCGGTACCTCCGGGCGAACGCCGAGGCGCTGGCGGCCCTTCGGCGCGCGGCGGCCGCCGATCCGATGGCCGCGGCGACCGCGACGCAGGAACTCGTCGCCCCCGGACAGTTCGTCCTCGAATCGGTGACGGTCGGCGAGCCCCTGACGCTCCTGTTTCCGATCGGAACGGTCGTGCTGGCGGTCGCGCTCGCGGGGGTCGTTCACTCGTTCGGTCGAGGCGTGGCGTACCTGTACGCGCTCGGCGGTCTCCTCCCGTTGTTCGCACTCGCTGCGGGCCCGATGGTGACGCTCCCGGACGGCGCCGTCCTGGGACTCGTCTGTGTGTGCCCCCTCCTCGCGACGGCGGCCTTTCTCGTCGACGTCGGACGAGTCGCCTTCTGAGGGGCGGGCGGACGGTCACGAGAACCAGCGTCCTACCGGCGGATCGGTGAAAGGAAGCGGGGCCGCATCGGGCGGGCCCCTGACTGACCAAGCCACTGCGAAGAGCACCAGTCTCGCAGTTCCTTACCTGACGCGCCCGGTTGCTTCGACCACGCGCGTCGGTAATTACTCGGCGATTTTTCGTCAAAAGTCCTGGGATAGAGCCAATATCCGCCCAGACGGACACAAAATTTGGTATAATTATTCGATTCTGCCCTATATTCGGGAAAGAAATAAGAAATACAGAACATATTTATTCGATTCCACCGCCGAACCGGAACGATACTGATCGAATATGGGACTTTTCGGCGGCGACGAGTCGGTAGCGTGCCCCGGGCGCGTCACCCACCATCCGGTCGGTTGTGACGGTTCAGTATCGGTCGCACACTGGGAGGTGGGAAAACTCGGCTGAGCCTCTCAGCGGACCATGTACGGGTCGTTTCCGGCGCCGAACCGGCCGAGGTCGGCCTCGCGCCGGTAGTCCGTCGAACGGAGCGTCTCGATCCCCTCGACGAGGCGGTCGTGGTGTGTCTCCCCCCACTCGGCGGGCTCTCGGATCGGGACGACGAGGAAGCCGCTGCCCCGCAATTCCTTCGCGTGTAACGCCTCCATATCGATCTCGGTCTTCCACGCCTGGGCGGTGTACGTTTCCAGCACGTGTGCCGTCGCTTTCGCGCCCACCGGAAGGAGGACGTGAGCGGCGATCGCCCGCAGTTCGGCGTCGAAGAACCGCTCGAGGTCGTCGTACGACGACTGCGGGGGGTCGTCGCCGTCGGGCGCACACAGGTGCAGGTACGAGAGAAACGTCCCGTCGGGTTCGGGGCTGTCACCGGTCGTCCGCAACAGCCCGGCGCCCGCCAGCGCCGCCTGCAGGCGACGGCCCGCGTCGTTGGTGAACGGAACGCCGGTGTCCAGACCGCCGTGGACGCCGGGGTGGTCGCCGACGACGTGGAAGTCGGCGTTGGCGTCGCCGTATCCCGGGACGAAGCGCTCACACGGGGGGCGCATATCGAACGGGTTCCGAATCCGGTCTGTGACGTTCTCCACGCTGGCGACGTAGCGGCGGTGCGATTAAAACGGGATCGGTTCGGTCCTCAGAGTTCGACGCCCGAGGGGATCAGACTGTGCGATCGGAGGAGGTTGCCGTCGGCGTCGTACACGAGGAACGTCTGCTTCTCGTAGGTGACGAGGTCTTCGCCGTCGATGCTCACCTCGACGCGGTAGCGGCCGTCGTCGGAGTCCGGCGCGTTGCGACCGTACTCGCGCGCGGCGCGGATGAACGCGAGGACGTCGTCCGCGGACTCGTTGAGTTCGAGGACGAAGTCGCCGGTGATTCGGTTCGTCACGCTCACGACGCCCGCGGCGTCCGGTTCGTCGAGGGAGTCCTGCAGTCGGAACGCCACGTCTGTCTCACCGGCGTCCAGATAGCCGCCTGTCGGATCGGAGAGGCGATGCTCCAGCACCTCTTTGGGACCGTGGAAATCGATCCGCACCTGTGGCTTTCTGGGGTCGTCGCCCTCGTCGACCCAGGCGACGTTCTTGACGTCCAACTCGAAGTAATCCCGCCTCATTCCGTGTAACGAGGTAGAACGTCATCGCGTATGAACGTAACGCCCGCGTCAGACACGGCCGCGTTGAAATGCGGGCGGACGCCTACCGTTTAGCAACGGTGGGACGGGCGAGCTCCCCCAGAGTCCTCCACTGCGACGGCAGCGAGCCGTCGGGCTGTCACACTGAACAACGAGGACGACCGTTTCTCTATCGCAGTATATGATTTATTTCCGGCATCGACAGCCCACTTCGGGTCCTGCCAGAGTGACAACGAGGACTACGCGAGGTGCGCTCGGACCGTCTCGAAGTCGTTCGCCGCGATGCTGTCGCCGATCGAATCGGCGTCGAGGTCCGGGACCGCACCGGGGTACTTCCGCTCGAAGTACGAGAGGAGGTTCGCGACGTCGCGATCGACGAGCTCCCGGGCGTTCTCGTGATCCGTCGGGACGGCCTGTGGCCAATCGAAGACCGTCACCCCGGACTCGCTGATCGCGACGTTGTACTCGCTCATGTCCGCGTGGACGTATCCGGCGTCGTAGGCGGCGGTGATCTCCCGGAGGATCAGATCGAGGACGCCGACGACCTGGTCCTCGGGGAGTTTCGCCCGGTGGAGTTCCACCCCGTCGAGTTTCGCCATCACGATCGCGTGGCGGTTGTGATCGATCGGTCGGGGGACCGAGACGTCGGGGTACAGCGATTCCAGGGCGTCGTACTCGCGTTCGGCCGCCTTTCGCGCCGTGTAGAGCCAGGAGACGTGCTGGTTGTCCGACGTGTAATCGCGCTCGCGCATCACCTCCCGGAAGTTCGTGTATCCCTCGCGGTGGAACTTCAGCGCGAGCGGTCGGTAGGACTGGACTTCGAGGACGTCGCTCTCCTTCCCGACGCCGAGCGGCGCGCCGACACCCTCGATGGTGTCGCGTTCGGAGAACGTTCGGAGGGCGAGCGCGTCGTACCCCTCGGCGGTGAGCGTGTAGCCCTCGTACTGGATCGTCTTCCGCTCGATCAGCTCCCGGGTCGCACAGCGGTCAAGTCGGTAGTCGACCTCCTCGGGCGAGAGGTTCGACAGTTCCGGAAGTTTGCCGCGGTTGACCCACTCCGAGAAGCGCATTCCCTGCTCGACGCCGGAGAGGAGATAGAAGTCCTCGGGTTCGAGTTCGGCCATCACGCCGGCGACGTTCCGCACCATACCCCTATTCCGCCGGCGACGCGTAAAAGGCCCGCGAGTCCGGGCCACTCGCACGCGTATATCCCATTTCGGTATATCAAATCCGTCTGAGCGGGTTACGAAACCGATTTCCCGGGGCGGCCGTAGTCTCAGGTATGACAGGCGACTCCGCGGGGCCGCTCGCCGATCGGGAGTGGCGGATCATCCGCGAGGAGGCCCGCGACGGGCCGATGCAGATGGCGCTCGACGAGATCGCAGCGGAGACGGCCGCGGCAGGTGGGCCGCGAACGGTTCGCGTCTACCGCTGGGAGCCGAGCACGCTCTCGCTCGGCTACGGACAGGACCCCGAGACCGTCGATTGGGACCACTGCGCCAGGGAGGGGGTCTCCGTGACCCGTCGGCAGACCGGCGGCGGCGGCATCTACCACGACGTCGACGGCGACGTCTCCTACTCGATCGTGGCCCCGAAGTCGGAACTGCCGGGCGACCTGATGGACGCCTACCACCTCCTGTGTGAACCGATCCTCGACGCGTTCGACCGCCTGGGTGTCGACGCCGACTACGTTTCGGAACCCGTTCCGGAGATCTGGAAGCCGGCGTGCTACCTCCGGGAGTTGCATCCGGCACACGACGTCGTCGCGGCGGGGCGAAAGATCAGCGGCAACGCCCAGTACCGCCGCCGCGAGTCCGTCGTCCAGCACGGCTCTCTCACCTACGCCGTGCGCGCCGCCGAACACCTCGACGTCTTCGCCGGCCACGACGTCGACCCGGAGCGGTTCCGAGAGCGCGTCGTCGGCGTCGAGGAACTCGCCGACGTGTCGCGAGCGGAGATGGTCTCGACCGTCGAGGAGGCCCTGGGCGCGTGGGCCGATGCCGACGAGGGGGGCTGGACCGACGACGAACTCGAACGGGCGCGCGAACGCGCCGCGGAGAAGTACGCGGACGACGAGTGGGTTCGGCGCCGGCCCGACGACCGCTCCTGAGGTCCCGAAAGCGTCGGGGCGACGGACTCCGAAGTCGCTTTACTCTCCCAGTGACAGCACTCCGTATGCGCGTAGGAGCACACGAGTCGATCGCCGGCGGCGTCGCGAACGCCGTCGATCGGCAGCTGGAGGACGGCGGCAACTGCGGACAGATCTTCACCCACTCCCCGCAGGTGTGGCAGAACCCCGACATCGACGAGGACGACGCCGCGGCGTTCCGCGAGCGATCGCGCGAACACGACGTCGGTCCGTGGGTGATTCACTCGTCGTACCTCGTGAACCTCTGCACGCCGAAGGATGGTCTCCGCGAGAAGTCGATCGACTCGATGCAGCGCGAGGTCGACGCCGCGGCCCTGCTCGACATCCCCTACGTGAACGTCCACCTGGGCGCACACACCGGTGCGGGCGAGTCCCAGGGGCTCGAAAACGCCGTGTCGGCGCTCGACGAACTCGACGTCCCCGACGACGTCACCGTCCTCGTCGAGTCCGACGCCGGATCCGGCACGAAGATGGGCGACGACTTCGACCACCTGGGGTACGTCCTCGACGAGAGCGAACAGGACCTCGAGGTCTGTCTCGACACGGCCCACGCCTTCGCGGCGGGCTACGATCTCTCCGGGTCGGAAGGCGTCGAGGAGACGATTGAGGAACTGGACGCGGCGGTCGGCCTCGACAACCTGGCGTGCGTCCACCTGAACGACTCGAAGCACGAGTGCGGCACCAACAAGGACGAGCACGCCCACATCGGCGAGGGCCAGATCGGCGAGGCGGGAATGCGCGCGTTCGTCAACCACCCGGACCTCCTCGAGGTGCCGCTCGTGCTGGAGACGCCGAACGAGGACGGGAAGGGGTTCGCCTGGAACATCGAGCGCGTCCGCGAACTCCGCGAGGAGTGAGGTCCCGAGCGTCGACGGGAGGCAACCGACTCGCTTTTTACCGCGCCGGCGGTACGGGGCGGCGTGCGGAAGTTTTCGCCGGAGTACCTGCGTCGAACCCGAGAGGGGATGTGGGAAGAGTCCAGAGAGGCGCTCGACCCGCTCTCGCTGTCGGACCGATCGCGGATCCTCGACGCCGGCGCGGGCACGGGCGAACTCGCCCGCGTCCTCGACGAGGAGTCGCCGGGGGACGTCGTCTGCCTCGACGCCGACGCGGATCTCCCCGCAGTCGCCCGCGGAGAGACCGGACTCGACGCGGTCGTCGGCGACGCGACCCGGCCGCCGTTCGCGGACGACTCGTTCGACCTGGTGGTCTGTCAGGCGCTGCTCGTCAACCTTCCCGATCCCGGGGCCGCCCTCCGCGCGTTCGGCCGTCTCTCGACGGAGTTGGTCGCCGCGATCGAACCCGACAACGCCGACGTCGGCGTCGACTCGACCGTGGAGCGGGAGGTCGAACTGGAGCGTCGCGTCCGCGCGGCGTACATCGAGGGCGTCGAGACGGACGTCGCGATGGGCGATCGACTGGTGTCGCTGTTCCGCGAGTCGGGGTTCGAGAGCGTTCGGACGAGGCGGTATTACCACCGGAAGGTGACCGAACCGCCGTACGGCGAAGAGGCGCTCTCGGCCGCGGCGCGGAAGGCCAGCGGGGGAGCCCTCGCGGAGCACGAGGCGGAACTGCGCCGGACGCTCTCCGCGGAGGAGTACGACGCGCTGCGGGGGGCGTGGCGCGAGATGGGAAGAGACGTGATCGACGCGATGCGCGAGGAGACGTACCGGCGGGCCGAGGTCGTCCCGTTCGACGTCGTCGTCGGTCGGGTCGGCGGCGACGGTGGGTGAGCGGAGGCGGTGGGTGAAAGAAGGCGTCGACCGAATCTGAGACGGCGAGTGGACGGAAGCTGTCCGACCCCGTCAGACGACGTCGCCGCGGACGGTGCGGCCCGACTGGGACGCACGGTACGCTGTGACCGCCTCGGCGGCCTCGGCGGCGGTGTCGTCGTCGACGCCGAGCATCGACAGCGACTCCGGGAGCGTCGGGAAGGCGAGTTCGCCGGCGCGGAGTTTCTCCAGCGCCGAGTCCGAGCGCCGGCCCTCGGCGTACAGACAGACCCCCCGCGGGTCGAGGATCTCCTCGTAGGCCTCGCGGGCGAGCGCGCCCTTCAGCCGCTGTCGGACGTTGTCCTCGAAGGAGGCGTTGCACACCTCCAGGTGGACCGGTTCGTCCTCGGGTAAGAGGTGCGCCGCGAGGCACTTCTCGGGGGCCGCGTACCCGCTCCCGTTCGTCCGGAGCAAGTGGGGGTTCGCCTCGGCCCACTCCGCGGAGACGCTCTGCCCGACGCCCTTCACGCCGTGAGTCGACTCGAAGTCGGTGTCCGTGTCGGCGTCGCTCCCGAGCAGCAGGTCCTTCGTCACGTAGACGTCGAGACGGTCGACCGGATCGAGGCCGAGGGCGACGTCGCCGTACACCCAGACCTCCCGGACCGGGACCGGAAGGAGACCGTCGTCGACGGCGTCGAGGACGGATTCGACGCGGTCGAGCGCACTCGAACGTTCCATACCCCCGCTGAGAGCGGGACGCTCGAATGTGTTTCGACAGGGCGGCCGGGGCTCCGTCGCCGGCGACGACGGCGCCGTTCCAGCGCGCCGGCGAAGCGTCGCCGTCGGCATCGGAGTGGCTGTCGATCCGCCACCGAATCGCTGTCGACGCGCCGGCGGAGCGTCGCCGTCGGAGTCGAACCGCTGTCGGCGGCCACCGCGGAACGGACGCGCGCTCGGCACGGCGGTTTCGGAGGTATTTTGAGTGAGGTGTGCATACTCACGGCCGGCACCTCGGGGGTGTCGATCGACCGGTCGCCCACGGCGACCACTCGGGGCAACGCAACCTCCGGGTGCCTTCCCCCCATCCCCCCTCTCCCTCGATCACGCGTTCCCCGTTTTTCCCACCTGCCCGAGACGAAACCCGTATCCACGAGCGTCGCCAACGCCGGGTCGATGGAGTGCGACAAGTGCGGCAGCGACGCCGTGATGCACGCCGGCTACTCCGGCGCCCACCTGTGCGAGGAGCACTTCCTCGCCTCGGTCGAGAAGCGGGTCCGGCGGCGGATCCGCCGCGACAGCCTCGTCCCGCGGGACGCCTCGCCCGACGACCCCGAGCGGTGGGTACTCGGCCTCTCCGGCGGGAAGGACAGCGTCGTGCTCGCGCAGATCCTCGACGAGACGTTCGGCCGGGACCCGCGGATCGAGATCCTCGCGCTGACGATCCACGAGGGCATCGAGGGCTACCGCGACGAGAGCGTCGAGGCCTGCGTCGAACTGTCCGAGGACCTCGACCTCCGCCACGAACTCGTCTCCTACGAGGAGGAGTTCGGCGTCCGGATGGACGACGTCGTCGAGGACGATCCCGAGGGGATGGCCCCCTGCGCGTACTGCGGCGTCTTCCGCCGCGACTTACTGGAGACCTACGCCGAGGAGTTCGATGCCGACATCCTCCTGACGGGCCACAACCTCGACGACGAGGCCCAGACCGCCCTGATGAACGTCTTCGAGGGCGACGTCGAGCAGATGGCCAAGCACTTCGACGCGAGCCTCGGGCCGTTCGACGAGCGCACCGAATCGCCGCACTTCGTCCCGCGGGCGAAGCCGCTCCGCGACATTCCGGAGAAGGAGGTGGCGCTGTACGCGCACCTGCGGGACCTCCCGGCGCACATCACCGAGTGTCCACACGCCTCGGAGGCCTTCCGCGGGGAGATCCAGGAGTTGCTGTTGAAGTTAGAGGAGGACCATCCGGGGACCCGCCACTCGATCCTCTCGGGCTACGAGGAGATGGCGTCGATGGCGGCCGACCGCTACCGCGGTGAGTCGACCGCGGAGATGCGCGAGTGCGAGCGCTGCGGCTCGAAGACGACGCGTGAGGTCTGCCGGAAGTGTCGGCTGTTGGAGTCGCTAGAGGCGGTCTGAGATCGGAGTCGTTACCGTCTGACGGTCGGATTCGTTCGCGATCGACCGCCTCGAACTGTGGGAACGACCCGCCGGTAGAGGATCGAAAGAACGGAAAACCGCACGAAACGCGAGAGACTGGAGACGCCTGCGCCGGTGGTCAGCTCGGCGCGGGTCGGTCGGTCTATCCTCGTCGGACGACGCTATCGGATGACGTCGAGGCCGTTCTGCTTCTCGCGCTGCTCGCGGCCGCCGTCGGACTGCCAGGACCCGCCGGTCGCGGTCGATCCGGTGGACTCCTGGGCGAACTCGGCGTTCTCGCTGGCATCGAACTCCGTCGTCTCGATGCTCTCTCTGGATCGGTCGGCCTGTTTCTGCGTCGACGGGCCGAGCACCTGCGCGGACTGGACGCCGGTCATAATCGCCATCACGCGGACTTTCCCCTTGTACTCGTCGCGGATGCGCGCGCCCCAGATGACGTTCGCGCGCGCCTCCAGCCGTTCGGTGATGTTGTTCGCGATGCCCTCGGCCTCCTTCAGGGTGAGGTCGGGACCGCCCGTGATGTGGACTAACCCGCCGGACGCCCCGCGGTAGTCCACGTCCAAGAGCGGGTGGTTCATCGCGTCGTTGACGACCTCCTGGGTCTTGTTCTTATCCTGGGTCTGACCGACGAGCATCACCGCGACGCCGCCCTGATCCATGATCGTGGACATGTCCGCGTAGTCCAGGTTGATCAGCGACGGTTGCGTGATGGTCTCTGAGATTCCTTTCACGGTCTCGGCGATGATCTGGTCCATCACCGAGAACGCCTTGCCGATCGGGAGGTTGGGGACGTAATCCAAGAGCCGGTTGTTGTCGAGGACGATGATCGAGTCGGCCTCGTTGCGGAGCTTTTCGAGCCCCTCCTCGGCCTTCACGGTCCGGGCGCGCTCGACGTTGAACGGGGTCGAGACCATCCCGACGACGATCGCGCCCTGCTCTTTGGCGATCTTCGAGACGACCGGGGCCGCTCCGGTCCCGGTGCCGCCGCCCATCCCGGCGGTGACGAAGACGAGGTCGGCCTCGCCGAGGACCTCCTTGATCGTCCCCTGGGCCATCTCCGTCGCCCGCTCGCCCATCGAGGGGTCGCCGCCGGCGCCGAGTCCCTGCGTCAGGGACTTGCCGACGAGGATCTTCGTGTCGGCCTCGATCATCTTGAGGTGCTGTTTGTCGGTGTTGATCGCGACCGTGTCGGCGCCGTCGACGCCGATGTTGTAGAGTCGGTTGACCGTGTTGTTGCCGGCACCGCCGCAGCCGACGATGACGATTCGGGGACTCCCGAACTCGTCGCCCTCCGGGGCCTCGGTGTTTGCGTCTCGCTCCTCCTCGTCGCGCTGCATCGCCTCTCTGACTATGTCTTGCATTGGTTACACCTTAGCCCAGTGTTTGGTCGGCGAGTCGCGTCCCTCGGCCTGCTGTTCGTTGAGCATCTCTCGAACAGCCGAGCGGATCGCCTCCGACCGGTTCGGGAACTCCCCGGTCTCGACCATCTGTTCGACCTCCTCGATCTGCTGCTTCGGAATTCGTAGTGTCACACGCTCCATTGTTGCATTCCCCCGGTAAGACGGCGCGCACATCTGTGCGAACGTCTTACACCCCCGAAAACGGACGACAGCGGATCTCTCCCCCGCGCCGCCGGGTTCTGTAAGACGACCGTCTTACGCGAGAGTTACCACAGAGCGATGCCTTATAAATGTAACGCCGACTGTAAGACAGATCGGCGCTGGTGGCGTATACGGCCGCTTCGACACCGTTTACGTCCGTTCGAGGACGTCAGCAGCCGACGTCCGACGGCCGCAGCTCGGACAGAACGCCCAGTCGGATCGGAGTTCGTCGCCGCACTCGCAGAATACCCGATGGGAGGCCTTCTCGCCGCAGTTCGGGCAGTACACGTGATCGCCCTCGACACGTTCGCCGCACTTGTCACACGTCTTTGCGCCGGCGTGTTCGTCGACGGTTCCCCCCTTTGTCTTACGTTCAGACTCGGACGATGTCGACGGCGTAGGTTCGTCGGTAGCGGACGTCTTCTCCGCGTTGACGCCGTCGAGCGAGATGTTGACGTTGAGGTCCTGTGTGCGACCGGCGGGCGCGGTCCGTCCGAGCCGCTCGTCGAGGCGATCGGCGACGAGTTCGTCGACGCGCTCTCTGATGGCCTCGTCGATGGAATCGGTGGATCGCGCCTCCGACGACGACTCCGCGTCGAGGTCGATCATCGGTTCCGCGTCGCTCGTGTCGGACAGGGTGTCGTCACGGTCCGCGCCGTCGAGGTACGTGCGCAACGCTTCGCGCATCGCCTCCGACTTGGAGGTGTCGAGCGCCTCCAACCGCTCGACGAGGTCGTCGTCGGCGCGGAACGTGATCTTGCTCATCGGTCGTATATATGCGACCGACTATTTGAATCTTCCTTCGTGTCTGACGGATGTCAGTCGGCGTGTCTGCCGTCGGGAGCGAATTCCCCTCCGGCAAATTCAAGTCGACTTTCACCGTTTCAAGCGTAGTGGCAGTAACGTTCGATCTCTTCGGGACGCTGGTCGCGGTCGACCGCCCTGCGGACCCCGCTTCCGCCGTCGGAGCGGAACTCCGAGAACGCGACATAGCGGTCCCGGACGACTGGGCGTCCGCCTACGCCGAGCGGCACGTCGACGCGCCGGCGGGCGCAGAGGTCCCCCTTCCCGCGCACGTCGCCGCGGCGCTCCGCTCCCGCGGCGTCGACGTCCCGAACAACGCGGCCCGGCGCGCCGTCGTCGCCGCCTTCGATCCCGCGGTTCGAACCCGTCGGGGCGCCGTCGACGCCGTCGCGGCCGCCGCGGAACGCGGACCCGTCGGGCTCCTCTCGAACTGCTCGGTCCCCGAACTCGTCTCGCGGACGCTGATCCGCTCGACGCTGGACCGGGCGGCGTTCGACGCCGTCGTGACGAGCGTCGGCTGCGGGTGGCGCAAGCCGCATCCGCAGTCGTTCGAGACGGCCGCGGAAGAACTCGGCGTCGACCCCGCCTCGCTCGTTCACGTCGGCGACGACGAGGGGACCGACGGGGGAATCGCGTCGCTCGGCGGGACGTTCGTCGACGTCGCCGCCTGCGGCCTCGACGACGTCGCGCTGCGGCTCCGGCGGGGCGAACCGCTCGGAGGTGCCGAATCGTGCCGGTGACCGCGACCGCCGCTGTCGTCCTCGCGGCGGGGCTGGACGCCCTCGCCGGTGAGCCCCCGGCGCGCGTGCACCCGGTCGCGCTGCTCGGTCGCCTCGTGGCGTGGATCGATCGGCGCGGTCGGGGCGCTCCGGGCTCCCGCGACCCCGACGGCCGGTGGTCGCACCCGCGGCTCGTCGGCGTCCTCACGGCGCTGTTCGTGCCGCTCGGATTCGCCGCCGTCGCCGCGGGGGTCGTCGCCGCCGGATCGACCGTGGCCGTCGAGTCGGCGGTCTCAATCGGACCCGTCACCGCTTCCTGGTTCGGGGCGGCGCTGGCCGCCACCGTCCTCGTTTCGACGACGAGCCTGCGTCTGCTGCTCGACAGCGCCCGGACGGTCGTCGCCGAGAGCGACGCCGACCTCGACGCCGCGCGTACCGACCTCCGGGCGCTGGCCGGACGCGATCCCGACTCGCTGGACGCGGCCCACGTCCGCTCGGCGGCCGTCGAGAGCCTCGCGGAGAACCTCGCGGACGGCCTCGTCGCACCGCTCCTCGCGTTCGCGGTCGCCGTCGCGGTGACCGGCGCGTTCGTTCCGGCGGCGACGTCGCCCGCACTCGTCCCGGCGGCGACGTCCCCCGCGCGGCCGTCCGTCTCGCTCCCGCTCGCCGCGGGCGCGGGGGCGGCCGCCTGGGTGAAGGCGGTCAACACGCTCGACTCGATGCTGGGCTACCGATCGAACCCGATCGGCTGGGCCTCCGCCCGCCTCGACGACGCCGTGATGTGGCTCCCGGCGCGGCTCTCGGCGCTACTTCTCGCCGTCGCCGCGGGGTCGCCCGCGGTTCCGCTCCGGCGGTCCGTCCGGGCGCTCGCCCGCCGACCGTCCTCGCCGAACTCGGGGTGGCCGATGGCGACGATGGCCGCGCTGTTGCCCGCGCGGTTGCACAAGCCGGGCGTCTACGACCTCGATCCGACCGATGCGGGGCGGTCGAGTGCCACGCCGACGGCGCCGGCATCAGACGCGCCCACCCGGTCCCGGGGTTCGAGCCCGAAGGCGACGACGCTTCCGGACGTCGCGACCGCGACGCGCGCGGTCCGGATCACTCGGCGCGCCGGCGCGCTCGCGTTCGTCGCCGCGGGGGTGATCGCGTGGTTCTGACCGCGGTCCGCGGGGCGCTCGGGTTCCTCACTCGACTGCCGGTCGGCGGCGACGCGGACGCCTGGGAGGCGTTCCGGCGGACGCCCGTCTCGATCCCGCTCGCCGGCTACGTCGTCGGCGCGCTCGCCGCCCTGCCCTTCCTCCTCCCGCTGCCGGTCCCGAGCGTCGCCGCGCTCTACCTGGTGACGGTCGTCCTCCTCACCGGCGTCACGCACGCCGACGGACTTGCCGACCTCGGGGACGCCGCGGCGGTCCACGGCGGAGTCGACGCCGCGCGCCGACGGGAGGTCCTCAAGGACTCACAGACCGGCGTCGGCGGCGCGCTGGCCGTCTCGCTCGCGCTCGTGACGCTCGGCCTCGGAACGCTGGGGCTGGCGGGGACGCTCCCGCGCGTCGCGTTCGCGCTCGCGCTCGCCGCGGAGGTCGGAGCGAAAACCGGCGTCGCGCTGCTCGTCTGTACGCGGGAGGCGATGCACGAGGGCCTCGGCGCCGCGCTGACCGAGGGAGCGACGCCGACGGGGCTACTGCCCACCGTGATCGCCGTTCTCCCGGTGTTCGCCGTCGCCTCGGCGGCAGGTGCGGGCTACGCGGGACCGCTCGGCGCGGTGCTCGCGCCGCTCGGCGTCGCCTGGCTCGTCGGCGTCTGGGCGACGGGCGCGCTCGGCGGAATCAACGGCGACGTCCTCGGCGCGGCGAACGAACTCGGCCGCGTCGTGGGCGTGCACGCGGGGGTGATCGTATGGACGCTCTGGTGATGTGCGGCGGGCGGGGAACGCGGCTTCGAGGTGGGGAGAAAACGGAACGCTTCTCGACTATCGAGAAGCCGCTCGTCGAAGTCGGCGGCGAGGCGATGTTCGACCGGGTGGTCGACGCGCTCCGCGCGAGTCGTATCGGTGGGGACGGGGCGGTCGCGGGACAGATCCACGCGGTCGTCTCGCCACACGCGCCCGAGACGGCCGAGCGGGCCCGAGAGCTGTCTCTCTCGGTCGTCGCGACGCCCGGCGACGGCTACGTCTCAGACCTCACGACCGCTCTCGATGCCATCGGCCGACCGGCGCTCACGGTGCCGGCGGACCTGCCGCTCTTGGCCTCGGAGCACGTCGACGACGCCGTCGAGCGCTCGGTCGGGGA is drawn from Halobellus limi and contains these coding sequences:
- a CDS encoding J domain-containing protein; its protein translation is MEDFYDLLGVAEDASAEEIDRAWRRKVRTYHPDVNDDTRANAQFKTLKKAHETLSDETERAAYDRMGHESYVRRRLDGLPTKGQPQRPDATAEPKTDAAAESDAAANDDATANGNAAASDPDSGTSARAADRRTATGRTAGERTRSRDSSESRRSGRRSSESARSSASGGSRGRHASAGSGGRGTARDATTGGSNAGGSESEARGPGSTSSRATRSASRLTPLSYGWTAVLLAGILYVAGLWRYLRANAEALAALRRAAAADPMAAATATQELVAPGQFVLESVTVGEPLTLLFPIGTVVLAVALAGVVHSFGRGVAYLYALGGLLPLFALAAGPMVTLPDGAVLGLVCVCPLLATAAFLVDVGRVAF
- a CDS encoding uracil-DNA glycosylase family protein; amino-acid sequence: MENVTDRIRNPFDMRPPCERFVPGYGDANADFHVVGDHPGVHGGLDTGVPFTNDAGRRLQAALAGAGLLRTTGDSPEPDGTFLSYLHLCAPDGDDPPQSSYDDLERFFDAELRAIAAHVLLPVGAKATAHVLETYTAQAWKTEIDMEALHAKELRGSGFLVVPIREPAEWGETHHDRLVEGIETLRSTDYRREADLGRFGAGNDPYMVR
- a CDS encoding DUF5793 family protein, encoding MRRDYFELDVKNVAWVDEGDDPRKPQVRIDFHGPKEVLEHRLSDPTGGYLDAGETDVAFRLQDSLDEPDAAGVVSVTNRITGDFVLELNESADDVLAFIRAAREYGRNAPDSDDGRYRVEVSIDGEDLVTYEKQTFLVYDADGNLLRSHSLIPSGVEL
- a CDS encoding serine/threonine-protein kinase RIO2; its protein translation is MVRNVAGVMAELEPEDFYLLSGVEQGMRFSEWVNRGKLPELSNLSPEEVDYRLDRCATRELIERKTIQYEGYTLTAEGYDALALRTFSERDTIEGVGAPLGVGKESDVLEVQSYRPLALKFHREGYTNFREVMRERDYTSDNQHVSWLYTARKAAEREYDALESLYPDVSVPRPIDHNRHAIVMAKLDGVELHRAKLPEDQVVGVLDLILREITAAYDAGYVHADMSEYNVAISESGVTVFDWPQAVPTDHENARELVDRDVANLLSYFERKYPGAVPDLDADSIGDSIAANDFETVRAHLA
- a CDS encoding lipoate--protein ligase family protein codes for the protein MTGDSAGPLADREWRIIREEARDGPMQMALDEIAAETAAAGGPRTVRVYRWEPSTLSLGYGQDPETVDWDHCAREGVSVTRRQTGGGGIYHDVDGDVSYSIVAPKSELPGDLMDAYHLLCEPILDAFDRLGVDADYVSEPVPEIWKPACYLRELHPAHDVVAAGRKISGNAQYRRRESVVQHGSLTYAVRAAEHLDVFAGHDVDPERFRERVVGVEELADVSRAEMVSTVEEALGAWADADEGGWTDDELERARERAAEKYADDEWVRRRPDDRS
- a CDS encoding deoxyribonuclease IV, with translation MRVGAHESIAGGVANAVDRQLEDGGNCGQIFTHSPQVWQNPDIDEDDAAAFRERSREHDVGPWVIHSSYLVNLCTPKDGLREKSIDSMQREVDAAALLDIPYVNVHLGAHTGAGESQGLENAVSALDELDVPDDVTVLVESDAGSGTKMGDDFDHLGYVLDESEQDLEVCLDTAHAFAAGYDLSGSEGVEETIEELDAAVGLDNLACVHLNDSKHECGTNKDEHAHIGEGQIGEAGMRAFVNHPDLLEVPLVLETPNEDGKGFAWNIERVRELREE
- a CDS encoding class I SAM-dependent methyltransferase; the encoded protein is MRKFSPEYLRRTREGMWEESREALDPLSLSDRSRILDAGAGTGELARVLDEESPGDVVCLDADADLPAVARGETGLDAVVGDATRPPFADDSFDLVVCQALLVNLPDPGAALRAFGRLSTELVAAIEPDNADVGVDSTVEREVELERRVRAAYIEGVETDVAMGDRLVSLFRESGFESVRTRRYYHRKVTEPPYGEEALSAAARKASGGALAEHEAELRRTLSAEEYDALRGAWREMGRDVIDAMREETYRRAEVVPFDVVVGRVGGDGG